Proteins encoded together in one Mycobacterium sp. MS1601 window:
- a CDS encoding glycosyltransferase family 4 protein: protein MTRVLLVTNDFPPRRGGIQSYLEQLVLRLAGTHELTVYAPQWKGAQEYDATVDFEVVRHPGTLMIPEPSVDARMRRLIRDRDIETVWFGAAAPLALLAPRACGAGAGRIMASTHGHEVGWSMLPVARSALRRIGDGTDVVTFVSRYTRGRFASAFGPNAGLEHLPSGVDTERFRPDSAAREELRARYRLGGRPTVVCVSRLVPRKGQDMLIRALPAIRERVPGTALVIVGGGPDLDRLQGLAAEFDVSDHVVFTKGVPGDELPAHYAMADVFAMPCRTRGAGLDVEGLGIVFLEASATGIPVVAGDSGGAPETVLDGQTGHVIDGRDGEQLVDTLSLLLAHPERAATMGRRGREWVTAQWQWDTIAARAGALLQPF, encoded by the coding sequence ATGACCCGGGTCTTATTGGTAACCAATGACTTTCCACCGCGCCGCGGCGGTATCCAGTCCTACCTGGAGCAGCTGGTGCTGCGGCTGGCAGGCACACACGAGCTCACCGTCTACGCTCCGCAGTGGAAGGGGGCGCAGGAGTACGACGCCACCGTCGACTTCGAGGTGGTCCGCCACCCCGGAACTCTGATGATCCCCGAGCCGTCCGTCGACGCGCGCATGCGCAGGCTGATCCGCGACCGCGACATCGAGACGGTGTGGTTCGGTGCGGCGGCTCCGCTGGCGCTGCTGGCCCCGCGTGCCTGCGGCGCTGGAGCCGGCCGCATCATGGCGAGCACCCACGGCCATGAAGTCGGTTGGTCCATGCTCCCGGTGGCGCGCTCGGCGCTACGTCGGATCGGTGACGGCACCGACGTGGTGACCTTCGTCAGCCGCTACACCCGCGGGCGGTTCGCCTCCGCGTTCGGTCCGAACGCCGGTCTGGAGCACCTGCCGTCCGGTGTCGACACCGAGCGTTTCCGCCCGGATTCGGCGGCGCGAGAGGAGCTTCGGGCCAGATACCGCCTCGGCGGGCGGCCCACTGTGGTGTGCGTGTCGAGGCTGGTGCCGCGCAAGGGCCAGGACATGCTGATCCGGGCACTGCCCGCGATCCGGGAACGGGTGCCCGGTACGGCGCTGGTGATCGTCGGCGGTGGGCCCGATCTGGACCGGCTGCAGGGCCTTGCCGCCGAGTTCGACGTCAGCGATCACGTGGTGTTCACCAAGGGTGTGCCCGGCGACGAGCTGCCAGCTCACTACGCCATGGCCGACGTGTTCGCCATGCCGTGTCGAACCCGGGGCGCGGGGCTGGACGTCGAAGGTCTCGGCATCGTGTTCCTGGAGGCGTCGGCCACCGGAATCCCGGTGGTGGCAGGGGATTCCGGGGGAGCCCCGGAGACCGTGCTGGACGGCCAGACCGGGCATGTGATCGACGGGCGCGACGGCGAGCAGCTTGTCGACACCCTCAGCCTGCTACTGGCACATCCCGAACGCGCCGCCACCATGGGCCGTCGCGGCCGGGAATGGGTGACAGCGCAGTGGCAGTGGGACACCATCGCGGCGCGCGCCGGCGCGCTACTTCAACCTTTCTGA
- a CDS encoding polyketide cyclase / dehydrase and lipid transport: MNSIQVADETFVAADGATVGAMVADPARWRRWWPDLLLEVVEDRGDKGVRWTVAGPVTGTMEVWLQPVLDGVKLHYFLHAEPAGVAAWQLAKLNLAKLTHQRRVAGKRMAFEVKAEVERNRPVGVAPQPR; the protein is encoded by the coding sequence ATGAACAGCATCCAGGTGGCCGACGAGACGTTCGTGGCCGCCGACGGGGCCACGGTGGGTGCCATGGTCGCCGACCCGGCGCGCTGGCGGCGCTGGTGGCCGGACCTGCTGCTCGAAGTGGTCGAGGACCGCGGCGACAAGGGGGTGCGCTGGACGGTGGCCGGTCCGGTGACCGGCACCATGGAGGTCTGGCTGCAACCGGTGCTCGACGGTGTGAAACTGCACTACTTCCTGCACGCCGAGCCCGCCGGGGTGGCGGCGTGGCAGCTGGCCAAACTCAACCTCGCCAAACTGACGCATCAGCGCCGGGTGGCGGGTAAACGGATGGCGTTCGAAGTGAAGGCCGAGGTGGAGCGCAACCGCCCGGTCGGAGTGGCTCCGCAGCCTCGATAG
- a CDS encoding glycosyltransferase family 87 protein yields the protein MSIRRWPSGGSEGAEAVLWRLFQVLTLAGFGYVAWQLLGHTPYRIDIDVYRMGGRAWLDGQPLYADGATFHTLGGIDLPFTYPPLSAVVFAPFAWLPLPAASAVMTLITLVLLVVSTVIVLNRLDFWADGPDRTWVRRTFVAMAAVALAVSHLEPLRANFEFGQINVVLMTLVIADLVPRRTPWPRGLLLGLAIALKLTPAVFLVYLALRRDGRAAVVAIATFVAATVLGCVLAWRDSWEYWTTTLRDTDRIGNSTLNTNQNIAALLAREEYSETVHFALWTAACLAALALAVWAGRRVLRADEPVLALTCIALFGLVVSPVSWSHHWVWTLPTLIVLAVAAWRRRSVALAAATLAGIALLVWTPIELLPEHREADASWWRQLLGGSYVWWALAVIVTVGVVVTQKVSRPRSPEAASPAPESQALHPL from the coding sequence ATGAGTATCAGGCGGTGGCCCAGCGGGGGCAGTGAGGGCGCAGAGGCGGTGCTCTGGCGGCTGTTCCAGGTACTGACTCTGGCCGGTTTCGGATACGTCGCCTGGCAACTGCTCGGCCACACTCCCTACCGGATCGACATCGACGTCTACCGGATGGGTGGACGGGCCTGGCTGGACGGCCAGCCGCTGTATGCCGACGGCGCGACCTTCCACACTCTTGGTGGCATCGATCTGCCGTTCACCTACCCCCCGCTGTCGGCGGTGGTGTTCGCGCCGTTCGCGTGGCTGCCGCTGCCGGCAGCCAGCGCCGTCATGACGCTGATCACCCTGGTGCTACTGGTGGTGTCGACGGTCATCGTGCTCAATCGGCTCGACTTCTGGGCCGACGGCCCCGATCGCACCTGGGTGCGCCGCACCTTCGTCGCGATGGCCGCGGTGGCATTGGCGGTCAGCCACCTCGAACCGCTGCGGGCCAACTTCGAGTTCGGTCAGATCAATGTCGTGCTGATGACGTTGGTGATCGCCGACCTGGTGCCGCGACGCACGCCCTGGCCCAGGGGTTTGCTGCTGGGACTGGCCATCGCGTTGAAGCTCACCCCCGCGGTGTTCCTGGTGTACCTGGCGCTCCGCCGCGACGGCCGAGCCGCGGTGGTCGCCATCGCGACGTTCGTGGCGGCAACAGTGCTCGGATGCGTCTTGGCGTGGCGGGATTCCTGGGAGTACTGGACGACGACACTGCGCGACACCGACCGCATCGGCAACTCGACGCTGAACACCAACCAGAACATCGCCGCGCTGTTGGCCCGCGAGGAGTACAGCGAGACAGTGCACTTCGCGCTGTGGACGGCCGCCTGCCTTGCCGCACTGGCACTGGCTGTCTGGGCAGGCCGTCGGGTGCTTCGGGCCGACGAACCGGTGCTGGCGCTGACGTGCATCGCTCTGTTCGGCCTGGTGGTGTCCCCGGTGTCCTGGTCGCACCACTGGGTGTGGACACTGCCGACCCTGATCGTGTTGGCCGTGGCGGCCTGGCGCCGGCGCAGCGTCGCGCTGGCCGCGGCGACCCTGGCGGGGATCGCTCTGCTGGTGTGGACACCCATCGAACTGTTGCCCGAACACCGCGAGGCCGACGCATCCTGGTGGCGTCAGCTGCTGGGCGGGTCCTACGTCTGGTGGGCGCTGGCCGTCATCGTGACAGTGGGTGTGGTGGTGACCCAGAAGGTCAGCCGGCCGCGCTCTCCGGAAGCCGCGAGCCCGGCGCCGGAGTCGCAGGCGCTGCACCCTCTTTGA
- a CDS encoding protein kinase domain-containing protein, with the protein MPQDPLDGIMLDGRYRVETQIATGGMSTVYRGTDLRLDRPVAIKVMDPRYSGDQQFLTRFQFEARTVARLSHPGLVSVYDQGLDGQYPFLVMELVEGGTLRELLRERGPMPPHATTAVLRPLLGGLAVAHRGGLVHRDVKPENVLISDDGDVKLADFGLVRAVAQAGITSTSVILGTAAYLSPEQVTSGNAGPRSDVYSLGILTYEMLTGTTPFTGDTALTVAYQRLDTDVPPPSAGIAGVPPQFDELVLRATARDPAARYADAMDMGAELDAIADQLGLPPFRVPAPRNSAQHSSAVRHHSRINEQPRNPTRALTRGPDDWAEPAPPQTPEVPEFDSPAGQFAGIEISEFEWARQRARRTTLVWVLVVLITTGGIAAGAWALGSNLQSLI; encoded by the coding sequence ATGCCGCAGGACCCCCTCGACGGGATCATGCTGGACGGCCGCTACCGGGTGGAGACCCAGATCGCCACCGGCGGCATGTCGACGGTGTACCGCGGTACCGACCTGCGGCTGGACCGCCCCGTCGCGATCAAGGTGATGGACCCCCGCTACTCCGGCGACCAGCAGTTCCTCACCCGTTTCCAGTTCGAGGCCAGGACGGTGGCCCGGCTGTCCCATCCCGGCCTGGTGTCCGTCTACGACCAGGGGCTCGACGGCCAATACCCCTTCCTGGTCATGGAACTCGTCGAGGGCGGCACGCTGCGGGAGCTGTTGCGCGAGCGCGGTCCGATGCCGCCGCACGCCACCACCGCGGTGTTGCGGCCGCTGCTGGGCGGGTTGGCCGTCGCCCACCGCGGCGGCCTGGTGCACCGTGACGTCAAACCGGAGAACGTGCTGATTTCCGACGACGGCGACGTGAAGCTGGCCGACTTCGGGCTGGTGCGGGCGGTGGCGCAGGCAGGCATCACGTCCACCAGCGTCATCCTGGGCACCGCGGCCTACCTGTCCCCCGAGCAGGTCACCAGCGGCAACGCCGGCCCGCGCAGCGACGTCTACTCGCTGGGTATCCTCACCTACGAGATGCTCACCGGCACAACACCGTTCACCGGCGACACCGCACTGACGGTGGCCTACCAGCGGCTGGATACCGATGTACCGCCCCCCAGCGCCGGGATCGCGGGAGTGCCACCGCAATTCGACGAACTGGTACTGCGCGCCACCGCGCGGGACCCGGCCGCCCGCTACGCCGACGCCATGGACATGGGCGCCGAACTGGACGCCATCGCCGACCAACTCGGGCTGCCGCCGTTCCGTGTCCCCGCACCGCGCAACTCCGCTCAGCACAGCTCAGCGGTGCGGCATCACAGCCGGATCAACGAGCAGCCCCGCAATCCCACCCGGGCGTTGACCCGCGGACCCGACGACTGGGCTGAGCCGGCCCCGCCGCAGACACCGGAGGTACCCGAATTCGACTCGCCGGCAGGCCAGTTCGCCGGCATCGAGATCTCGGAGTTCGAGTGGGCGCGGCAGCGGGCGCGCCGAACCACCCTGGTGTGGGTTCTGGTGGTGCTGATCACCACCGGCGGAATCGCCGCCGGCGCATGGGCGCTGGGGAGCAACCTGCAGAGCCTGATCTGA
- a CDS encoding polyadenylate-specific 3'-exoribonuclease AS encodes MRYFYDTEFIDNGRTIELISIGVAAEDGREYYGVSTEFPPEQAGSWVRKNVLPKLPPPSSQMWRSRRQIREDLEEFFGIDGDEPIELWAWVAAYDHVALCQLWGPMTSLPPQIPRFTRELRQFWEDKGCPRMPPRPRDTHDALVDAQHNLRRYQIMSQMEDDYARWAAGRG; translated from the coding sequence GTGCGGTACTTCTATGACACCGAATTCATCGACAACGGACGTACCATCGAGCTGATCTCGATTGGCGTCGCAGCGGAGGACGGTCGCGAATACTACGGCGTGTCAACTGAATTCCCGCCGGAGCAGGCGGGCAGCTGGGTCCGCAAGAACGTGCTTCCCAAGCTGCCGCCCCCGTCGTCGCAGATGTGGCGCTCGCGGCGCCAGATCCGCGAGGACCTCGAGGAGTTCTTCGGCATCGACGGTGACGAGCCCATCGAGCTGTGGGCCTGGGTGGCGGCCTACGACCATGTGGCGCTGTGTCAGCTGTGGGGACCGATGACCAGCCTGCCGCCGCAGATCCCGCGTTTCACCAGGGAGCTGCGCCAGTTCTGGGAGGACAAGGGCTGCCCGCGGATGCCGCCGCGGCCCCGCGACACCCACGATGCGCTGGTGGACGCCCAGCACAACTTGCGGCGCTACCAGATCATGTCCCAGATGGAGGACGACTACGCACGCTGGGCGGCTGGTCGCGGGTAG
- a CDS encoding class II 3-deoxy-7-phosphoheptulonate synthase — MNWTVDVPIEQLPSLPPLPDDLRRRLDSALSRPAAQQPSWDAGQAAAMRTVLESVPPVTVPSEVEKLKALLAQVARGEAFLLQGGDCAETFADNTEPHIKANIRALLQMAVVLTYGSSMPVVKVARIAGQYAKPRSSDIDALGLRSYRGDMVNGFAPDAAVREHDASRLVRAYANASAAMNLVRALTSSGLASLHLVHDWNREFVRTSPAGARYEALAAEIDRALRFMSACGVADRNLQTAEIFASHEALVLDYERAMLRLSTDTYGESESEPKLYDLSAHYVWIGERTRQLDGAHIAFAEVIANPIGVKLGPATTPDQAVEYVERLDPNNEPGRLTLVTRMGNSKVRDLLPPIIEKVEATGHQVIWQCDPMHGNTHEASTGYKTRHFDRIVDEVQGFFEVHHGLGTHPGGIHVEITGENVTECLGGAQDISDDDLAGRYETTCDPRLNTQQSLELAFLVAEMLRD; from the coding sequence GTGAACTGGACCGTCGACGTTCCCATCGAGCAGCTCCCGTCGCTCCCTCCGCTCCCTGATGACCTGCGGCGACGCCTCGATTCCGCACTCTCGCGGCCGGCGGCTCAGCAGCCCAGCTGGGATGCCGGGCAGGCGGCGGCCATGCGCACGGTCCTCGAGAGCGTCCCGCCCGTCACGGTGCCCTCGGAGGTCGAGAAGCTCAAGGCACTGTTGGCCCAGGTGGCCCGCGGTGAGGCGTTCCTGCTGCAGGGCGGCGACTGCGCCGAGACGTTTGCCGACAACACCGAACCTCACATCAAGGCCAACATCCGCGCCCTGCTCCAGATGGCGGTGGTGCTGACCTACGGCTCCAGCATGCCGGTGGTGAAGGTGGCCCGCATCGCCGGTCAGTACGCCAAGCCGCGCTCCTCGGACATCGACGCCCTGGGTCTGCGGTCCTACCGCGGTGACATGGTGAACGGCTTCGCTCCGGATGCCGCGGTGCGTGAGCACGACGCGTCCCGTCTGGTGCGTGCCTACGCCAATGCCAGCGCCGCGATGAACCTGGTGCGGGCGCTGACGTCATCGGGGCTTGCCTCACTGCATCTGGTGCACGACTGGAACCGCGAATTCGTGCGCACCTCACCGGCGGGAGCCCGCTACGAGGCGCTGGCCGCCGAGATCGACCGTGCCCTGCGGTTCATGAGCGCCTGCGGGGTGGCCGATCGCAACCTGCAGACCGCCGAGATCTTCGCCAGCCACGAGGCGCTGGTGCTGGACTACGAGCGAGCCATGCTGCGGCTGTCCACCGACACCTACGGAGAGTCCGAGTCCGAGCCCAAGCTCTACGACCTGAGCGCGCACTACGTGTGGATCGGCGAACGCACCCGTCAACTCGACGGCGCCCACATCGCTTTCGCCGAGGTGATCGCCAACCCCATCGGCGTCAAGCTCGGTCCCGCTACCACTCCGGATCAGGCTGTCGAATACGTGGAACGCCTCGATCCCAACAACGAGCCCGGCCGGCTGACACTGGTGACCCGGATGGGCAACAGCAAGGTCCGCGACCTGCTGCCGCCCATCATCGAGAAGGTGGAAGCCACCGGCCACCAGGTCATCTGGCAATGCGATCCCATGCACGGCAACACCCACGAAGCCTCGACGGGCTACAAGACCCGGCACTTCGACCGCATCGTCGACGAGGTGCAGGGCTTCTTCGAGGTGCACCACGGGCTGGGCACCCATCCCGGCGGCATCCACGTGGAGATCACCGGTGAGAATGTCACCGAGTGTCTCGGTGGGGCGCAGGACATCTCGGACGACGACTTGGCCGGCCGCTACGAGACCACCTGCGATCCGCGGCTGAACACCCAGCAGTCACTGGAACTGGCGTTCTTGGTCGCCGAGATGCTGCGCGACTAG
- a CDS encoding lysophospholipid acyltransferase family protein, which produces MFFWFYKYILMGPLLKLLGRPKVTGLEYVPSSGAVILASNHLAVADSFYLPLVLRRRITFLAKAEYFTGTGVKGKLTKFFYSSTGQVPIDRTDADSAQAALTTAQRILAKGKLLGMYPEGTRSPDGRLYKGKTGLARVALESGIPVIPVAMIGTDVVNPPGSKMWHFGRVEVRFGKPMDFSRFEGLAGNRFIERAVIDEVMYELMQLSGQEYVDIYAASLKEGAAPATPAPGSRLPESAAG; this is translated from the coding sequence ATGTTTTTCTGGTTCTACAAGTACATCTTGATGGGCCCGTTGCTGAAGTTGCTGGGTCGGCCGAAAGTCACAGGGCTGGAGTATGTTCCGTCGTCGGGTGCCGTCATCCTGGCGAGCAACCACCTGGCCGTCGCCGACAGCTTCTACCTTCCGCTGGTGCTGCGCAGGCGCATCACCTTCCTGGCCAAGGCCGAGTACTTCACCGGCACGGGCGTCAAGGGCAAGCTGACCAAGTTCTTCTACTCGTCCACCGGCCAGGTGCCCATCGACCGCACCGACGCCGACTCGGCGCAGGCCGCGCTGACCACCGCCCAGCGGATTCTCGCGAAGGGCAAGTTGCTGGGGATGTATCCCGAGGGCACCCGCTCGCCGGACGGTCGGCTCTACAAGGGCAAGACCGGCCTGGCCCGCGTGGCGCTGGAAAGCGGCATCCCGGTGATTCCCGTCGCGATGATCGGAACCGACGTCGTGAACCCTCCCGGCAGCAAGATGTGGCATTTCGGCCGTGTCGAGGTGCGCTTCGGCAAGCCGATGGACTTCTCCCGCTTCGAGGGGTTGGCCGGCAACCGCTTCATCGAGCGTGCCGTCATCGACGAGGTGATGTACGAGCTGATGCAGCTGTCCGGTCAGGAGTACGTCGACATCTACGCAGCCAGCCTCAAAGAGGGTGCAGCGCCTGCGACTCCGGCGCCGGGCTCGCGGCTTCCGGAGAGCGCGGCCGGCTGA
- a CDS encoding SRPBCC family protein — protein MADKTAQTIYIDADPETVMDVIADIGSYPDWVKEYKDTEVLESDDDGYPRKARLVLDAAVLKDTMVLEYEWPTDRRSVRWWLASSTLLKALDGAYHLQPKGSGTDVTYELSVDLMIPMIGLLKRKAEKRLTDTALKDLKNRVEG, from the coding sequence TTGGCGGACAAGACGGCGCAGACCATCTACATCGATGCCGACCCGGAAACGGTGATGGACGTGATCGCCGACATCGGTTCCTACCCGGACTGGGTCAAGGAGTACAAGGACACCGAGGTTCTCGAATCCGACGACGACGGCTACCCGCGCAAGGCGCGACTGGTGCTCGACGCCGCGGTGCTCAAGGACACCATGGTGCTGGAGTACGAATGGCCCACCGACCGGCGCTCGGTGCGGTGGTGGCTGGCCTCCAGCACGCTACTCAAGGCGCTTGACGGTGCGTATCACTTGCAGCCCAAAGGATCCGGCACCGACGTGACCTACGAGCTGTCGGTGGATCTGATGATCCCCATGATCGGGTTGCTCAAGCGCAAAGCCGAGAAGCGACTCACCGACACCGCATTGAAAGACCTGAAGAATCGAGTCGAGGGCTGA
- a CDS encoding ArsA family ATPase — protein sequence MKESSTRISLFVGKGGVGKSTLAAATAVRDARAGQRVLVVSTDQAHSLGDVLAVPVPPTGERDPVRVFSDEGGGSLDALALDTLALLAARWRDVATPLAQRFPDSELGMVAPEELSTLPGIQEVLGLHEVGELAESGNWDHLVVDCASTADALRMLTLPATFGLYLERAWPRHRRLSMADSGPSAVVVELIERITAGVERLGALLTDPDAVSAHLVLTPERVVAAEAVRTLGSLALMGVRVAELIVNQVLVQDDSYEYRNLPEHPAFDWYAERIGEQQVVLEELSANTGEIALVLTPHLPGEPIGPKALGELLEMARRRGGAPPPGPLRPVVDLESGSGLGSVYRMRLELPQIDTGSLTLGRVDDDLIIGVGGMRRRVRLASVLRRCIVMDAQLRGTELTVRFRPNPEVWPA from the coding sequence CTGAAAGAGTCCAGTACCCGGATCAGCCTGTTCGTCGGCAAGGGCGGGGTGGGCAAGTCGACGCTGGCCGCGGCCACCGCCGTGCGCGACGCCAGGGCCGGGCAGCGGGTGCTGGTGGTCTCGACCGATCAGGCGCATTCCCTGGGTGACGTCCTGGCCGTGCCGGTGCCGCCCACCGGCGAGCGGGATCCGGTGCGGGTGTTCTCCGACGAGGGCGGTGGCTCGCTGGATGCGCTGGCGCTGGACACCTTGGCGCTGTTGGCCGCCCGCTGGCGGGACGTGGCCACCCCCTTGGCGCAGCGGTTTCCCGATTCGGAGTTGGGAATGGTTGCCCCCGAAGAACTCTCGACACTACCCGGCATCCAGGAGGTGCTCGGCCTGCACGAGGTGGGTGAACTCGCCGAATCGGGCAACTGGGACCACCTGGTGGTGGACTGCGCTTCCACCGCCGACGCACTGCGCATGCTCACCCTGCCCGCGACGTTCGGGCTGTACCTGGAGCGGGCCTGGCCCCGCCATCGCCGCCTCAGCATGGCCGATTCCGGTCCGTCGGCGGTGGTGGTCGAGTTGATCGAGCGCATCACCGCCGGGGTTGAGCGTCTGGGCGCACTGCTCACCGACCCCGACGCGGTGAGTGCCCACCTGGTGCTGACGCCCGAGCGGGTGGTGGCCGCCGAGGCGGTGCGCACCCTGGGATCGCTGGCCCTGATGGGGGTGCGCGTTGCCGAGCTGATCGTCAATCAGGTTTTGGTGCAGGATGATTCGTACGAGTATCGCAATCTTCCCGAGCACCCGGCATTCGACTGGTATGCCGAACGCATCGGTGAGCAGCAGGTGGTCCTCGAGGAGTTGAGCGCGAACACCGGCGAGATCGCCCTGGTGCTCACTCCGCATCTGCCGGGTGAGCCCATCGGCCCGAAGGCGCTCGGGGAGTTGCTCGAGATGGCCCGCCGACGTGGGGGAGCGCCGCCGCCGGGCCCGCTGCGTCCCGTCGTCGACCTGGAATCGGGATCGGGGCTGGGATCGGTGTACCGGATGCGGCTAGAGTTGCCGCAGATCGACACCGGCTCGCTGACACTGGGCCGCGTCGATGACGACCTGATCATCGGCGTGGGTGGGATGCGCCGCCGGGTCCGGCTGGCATCCGTCCTGCGGCGGTGCATTGTCATGGATGCGCAATTGCGGGGTACAGAGCTGACTGTGCGTTTTCGACCGAATCCGGAGGTGTGGCCGGCATGA
- a CDS encoding Rv2175c family DNA-binding protein produces the protein MSSIPAGDDVLDADEPVHDLPTVAHMLGIPVTKVHQHLRDGHLVALRRDGMVVVPQVFFTPSGAVVKPLAGLLAVLHDGGYHETEILRWLFTADSSLTATFDGDRESVPNARPVDALHAHQAREVVRRAQAMAY, from the coding sequence GTGAGCAGCATTCCCGCTGGCGACGACGTCCTCGACGCCGACGAGCCGGTCCACGACCTACCCACCGTCGCCCACATGCTCGGTATCCCCGTCACCAAGGTGCACCAGCACCTGCGTGACGGCCACCTGGTGGCGCTGCGCCGCGACGGGATGGTGGTGGTGCCGCAGGTGTTTTTCACCCCGTCCGGCGCAGTGGTGAAACCGCTTGCCGGCCTGCTGGCGGTGCTGCATGACGGCGGTTACCACGAGACCGAGATCCTGCGGTGGCTGTTCACCGCCGATTCGTCGTTGACCGCGACGTTCGACGGGGACCGCGAGTCGGTGCCCAACGCCAGGCCGGTGGACGCCCTGCACGCGCATCAGGCGCGTGAGGTGGTCCGTCGTGCCCAGGCGATGGCCTACTGA
- a CDS encoding AMP-dependent synthetase/ligase, with translation MRELTVPASFSVDEHDNVAAAVYEHERNDPNHVIYQRLVNGAWIDVTCAEAAAQIRAAARGLIAKGVTPGDRVAILSATRYEWAILDLAILSVGALTVPIYETSSAEQVRWVLTDSGAVMLFAETDGHTALAAELTAELPDLREVLTIDGSGPAALDLLAEAGTTVDPAEVDARVSALRSDAPATLIYTSGTTGRPKGCQLTHSNLLHEIRGAKAALPTLLQKGERLLVFLPLAHVLARAITIAGFHNLVTVGFTSDIKNLVPMFSVFKPTIVVSVPRVFEKVYNTAEQNAANDGKGKIFAIAARTAIEWSEAQDGSGPGLLLKLKHAAFDKLVYGKLRAALGGDCRASISGGAPLGARLCHFYRGVGLTIYEGYGLTETSAAITVNQVGALKVGTVGKLVPGNSMRIASDGELMVRGGVVFNGYWRNEEASAGAFTDGWFHTGDLGDVDADGFLKIVGRKKEIIVTAGGKNVAPAVLEDQLRAHPLISQAMAVGDAQPFIGALITIDPEAFEGWKQRNGKESSATVADLATDPDLVAEVDVAVKQANTAVSHAEQIRKFRILPVDFTEDTGELTPTLKVKRKVVAEKFAGDIEALYQKG, from the coding sequence TTGCGTGAGTTGACTGTTCCTGCATCGTTTTCAGTGGATGAGCACGACAACGTCGCCGCCGCTGTGTACGAGCACGAGCGCAATGACCCCAACCACGTCATCTACCAGCGCCTTGTCAACGGTGCATGGATCGACGTCACCTGCGCGGAGGCTGCCGCACAGATCCGCGCCGCCGCGCGGGGCCTGATCGCCAAGGGCGTGACGCCCGGCGACCGGGTGGCGATCCTGAGCGCCACCCGCTACGAGTGGGCCATCCTGGACCTGGCCATCCTGAGCGTGGGGGCGCTGACCGTGCCGATCTACGAGACCTCCTCGGCGGAGCAGGTGCGCTGGGTGCTCACCGACTCCGGCGCGGTGATGCTGTTCGCCGAGACCGACGGGCATACCGCACTGGCTGCCGAACTCACCGCCGAACTGCCTGACCTACGTGAGGTGCTGACCATCGACGGATCGGGGCCCGCCGCGCTCGACCTGCTCGCCGAGGCCGGCACGACGGTCGATCCCGCCGAGGTGGACGCGCGGGTGTCGGCACTGCGGTCCGACGCGCCCGCCACGCTGATCTACACCTCGGGCACCACCGGCAGGCCCAAAGGCTGCCAGCTGACACATTCGAATCTGCTGCACGAGATCCGCGGCGCCAAGGCCGCGTTGCCAACACTGCTGCAGAAGGGCGAGCGACTGCTGGTGTTCCTGCCGCTGGCGCACGTGCTGGCCCGGGCCATCACCATCGCCGGATTTCACAATTTGGTCACCGTCGGGTTCACCAGTGACATCAAGAACCTGGTGCCGATGTTCTCGGTGTTCAAGCCCACCATCGTGGTGTCGGTGCCCCGGGTGTTCGAGAAGGTCTACAACACCGCCGAGCAGAACGCCGCCAACGACGGCAAGGGCAAGATCTTCGCGATCGCCGCGCGAACCGCGATCGAATGGAGCGAAGCGCAGGACGGCTCCGGTCCCGGCCTTCTCCTGAAGCTCAAGCACGCGGCGTTCGACAAGCTGGTCTACGGCAAGTTGCGCGCCGCGCTCGGCGGCGACTGCCGGGCGTCGATCTCCGGTGGCGCTCCTCTGGGTGCTCGGTTGTGCCACTTCTACCGTGGTGTGGGCCTGACCATCTACGAGGGCTACGGCCTCACCGAGACCAGCGCCGCCATCACCGTCAACCAGGTGGGTGCGCTGAAGGTGGGCACCGTCGGCAAGCTGGTGCCCGGTAACAGCATGCGGATCGCCTCCGACGGCGAACTGATGGTGCGCGGTGGGGTGGTGTTCAACGGCTACTGGCGCAACGAGGAGGCCAGCGCAGGAGCTTTCACCGACGGCTGGTTCCACACCGGTGATCTGGGCGACGTGGACGCGGACGGGTTCCTCAAGATCGTGGGCCGCAAAAAGGAAATCATCGTCACCGCCGGCGGCAAGAACGTCGCGCCCGCGGTGCTCGAGGACCAGCTGCGGGCGCACCCGCTGATCAGCCAGGCCATGGCCGTCGGCGACGCCCAGCCGTTCATCGGCGCGTTGATCACCATCGATCCGGAGGCCTTCGAAGGCTGGAAACAGCGCAACGGCAAGGAATCCAGCGCCACCGTCGCCGATCTGGCAACGGACCCGGATCTGGTGGCCGAGGTGGACGTCGCGGTCAAGCAGGCCAACACCGCGGTGTCGCACGCCGAGCAGATCCGCAAGTTCCGCATCCTGCCCGTCGACTTCACCGAGGACACCGGTGAGCTCACCCCGACCTTGAAGGTCAAGCGCAAGGTGGTCGCCGAGAAGTTCGCCGGCGACATCGAGGCGCTGTATCAGAAAGGTTGA